The proteins below come from a single Loxodonta africana isolate mLoxAfr1 chromosome 20, mLoxAfr1.hap2, whole genome shotgun sequence genomic window:
- the CLDN8 gene encoding claudin-8, with protein MATYALQIAGLAFGFIGMVGTLAVTIMPQWRVSAFIGSNIVVAENMWEGLWMSCMRHANIRMQCKIYDSLLALSPDLQAARGLMCAASVLSFLAFMTAVLGMKCTQCTGDNENVKGHILLTAGVLFIVTGIVVLIPVSWVGNAIIRDFYNPVVNVAQKRELGEALYIGWTTALVLIAGGALFCCVFCCREKSNSYRYSIPSHRTTQKSYYVGKKSPSVYSKSQYV; from the coding sequence ATGGCCACCTACGCCCTGCAAATCGCCGGACTGGCATTTGGTTTTATTGGCATGGTGGGGACCCTGGCTGTCACCATCATGCCTCAATGGAGAGTGTCTGCCTTCATTGGCAGCAACATCGTGGTTGCTGAGAACATGTGGGAAGGACTGTGGATGAGTTGCATGCGGCATGCCAACATCAGGATGCAGTGCAAAATCTACGACTCCCTGCTGGCTCTGTCTCCGGATCTGCAGGCGGCCAGGGGACTGATGTGTGCCGCTTCAGTGCTGTCCTTCCTGGCTTTCATGACGGCCGTCCTCGGCATGAAGTGCACCCAGTGCACTGGAGACAACGAGAACGTGAAGGGCCACATCCTGCTAACGGCTGGAGTCCTCTTCATCGTCACGGGCATCGTGGTGCTCATCCCTGTGAGCTGGGTGGGCAATGCCATCATCAGAGATTTCTACAACCCAGTGGTGAACGTCGCGCAGAAGCGTGAGCTTGGAGAAGCCCTCTACATCGGCTGGACCACGGCGTTGGTGCTGATCGCTGGGGGAGCTCTCTTCTGCTGTGTGTTTTGTTGCCGTGAGAAGAGCAATAGCTACAGATACTCAATACCCTCTCATCGCACGACCCAAAAAAGCTATTACGTGGGAAAGAAGTCACCCAGCGTGTACTCCAAAAGTCAGTATGTGTAG